The following coding sequences lie in one Lolium perenne isolate Kyuss_39 chromosome 2, Kyuss_2.0, whole genome shotgun sequence genomic window:
- the LOC127335295 gene encoding protein STICHEL-like 2 yields the protein MTDMRRHSVDVPLSRTLVQLKRVRSLRDPSTNSLSKYASPSDNMIWETASSNGATMELSRSAHHHLIEEDVDLEAEATMGSERSFRAPNARTASYRKSSVVKIRGLNPPRNKQGHRVRVDGHRKSVDSNHSNHSSLRQLANNIVTNVPEEKEEEEVNSYEQAHLALPEKTDEEVEMHSKFRNRSSAAMSRVGSPCMSASEARSVGSRRSTLGHGTEDTRMRSNDVVGSNFSGCGISYCWSGASKYRDLYSDSDGPEQPLLSPEGTEAAFQDNVPYTETPRCLSQKFRPRSFSELIGLNAVAQSLLYSSCKGKVAPMYLFHGPRGTGKTSTARIFAAALNCLSLEEQRPCGFCKECVILFSGRSRDVKELDAAKMDRLGRVKALLKSASLVPYSSRFKVFIVDECHLLQEDAWSAIVKSLDEPYRHTVYIMITSDLDSLPRTSVTHCQKFHFPKIKVADIVYRLEKICIDEGLEFDHDGLYFISAKSNGSLRDAEIMLDQLSLLGKRVTISLVHELVGLVSDDELIELLDLALSSDTTNTVRRARELMSSSIDPLQLVSQLANLIMDILSGRCQSAVTEVSKSFLGRYALAEVGIRKLRHALKVLSETEKQLRTSRNKATWVTVALLQFGTNESDLVAETNDIHAHSATGYTDDWVSKVNSSSNFCDACNSNKSNCSERHCRRLKLENIWRRAIGKCQSRSAKSFLKKEGMLSSVHVTEEVAIAEVGFSHPDHLSRAEKMQSLIEGLLQHVLGFNVEIRFKLVPCTVRKDPRLKRHSFSLLGCSGRKQELSDSSVTEEDEAVRHGARETPLKGYSSSQQRSPFIVQRVDSKPKVHGSEDDARSTLTSNRSMTDDLTRTCRSETNCSKGASEQGRFDSIQEPDLQPNCFSRTLKLQKRFFSSDAAHTICFRIQPHNKMSFLPKKEFDTYFCAYEPYEQCPRSNSRATYGSRDEDLSIKTSLFGSNLLCWRGPKQSI from the exons ATGACGGACATGAGGCGCCACTCTGTGGATGTGCCACTGTCAAGAACCTTGGTGCAGCTGAAGCGGGTGAGGTCATTGCGCGATCCATCAACAAATTCTTTGAGCAAGTATGCGTCTCCTTCTGACAATATGATCTGGGAGACTGCTTCAAGCAATGGAGCCACAATGGAGCTAAGCAGGTCAGCACACCATCACTTAATCGAAGAAGACGTAGATTTGGAAGCTGAAGCTACTATGGGGTCAGAGCGAAGCTTTAGGGCACCCAATGCAAGAACTGCATCTTACAGGAAATCTTCCGTTGTCAAGATCAGAGGCTTGAACCCGCCGAGAAACAAGCAAGGTCATCGTGTCCGTGTAGATGGTCACCGCAAATCAGTGGATTCTAACCACTCTAATCATAGCTCTCTCCGACAGTTAGCAAACAATATAGTAACAAACGTGccggaggagaaggaagaggaggaggtgaATTCTTATGAACAAGCACATCTTGCTTTGCCGGAGAAGACTGACGAAGAAGTAGAAATGCATTCCAAATTCAGGAACAGGTCTTCTGCAGCAATGAGCCGTGTCGGCAGCCCTTGTATGTCTGCCAGTGAAGCGCGCTCAGTTGGGTCGAGAAGAAGCACGTTGGGGCATGGAACCGAAGACACACGAATGAGGTCGAATGATGTTGTTGGATCAAATTTTAGTGGATGTGGTATAAGCTACTGCTGGTCAGGAGCATCGAAGTACCGCGATCTTTACTCCGATAGTGATGGTCCAGAGCAACCTCTCTTATCCCCGGAGGGGACTGAAGCAGCATTCCAAGACAATGTGCCATACACTGAGACACCGAGGTGTTTAAGCCAAAAGTTCCGCCCTCGATCCTTCAGTGAACTGATTGGCCTCAATGCAGTTGCTCAGTCCCTCTTGTATTCCTCTTGCAAAGGAAAAGTTGCTCCAATGTACTTGTTTCATGGTCCCCGTGGTACAGGCAAGACGTCGACCGCACGGATTTTTGCTGCTGCTCTAAATTGCCTCTCCCTCGAAGAGCAAAGGCCATGTGGGTTCTGTAAAGAGTGTGTCATTCTCTTCTCTGGGAGGAGTAGAGATGTAAAAGAACTTGATGCGGCAAAAATGGACCGTTTGGGTCGAGTAAAGGCACTACTCAAGAGCGCATCTCTTGTCCCATACTCCTCACGCTTCAAGGTTTTCATAGTTGATGAATGCCATCTGTTGCAAGAAGATGCCTGGTCTGCAATAGTGAAAAGTCTTGATGAGCCATACCGGCATACTGTGTACATTATGATTACTTCTGATTTAGATAGCCTGCCTCGCACTTCCGTAACACATTGCCAGAAGTTCCATTTTCCAAAGATAAAGGTTGCAGATATTGTCTACAGGTTGGAGAAAATCTGCATAGATGAAGGATTAGAATTTGACCATGATGGGTTGTACTTCATTTCTGCAAAGTCTAATGGTTCTCTTAGAGATGCTGAGATAATGCTGGATCAGCTTAGTTTGCTCGGGAAGAGGGTCACGATTTCTCTTGTGCATGAACTT gtaGGATTGGTGTCTGATGATGAGTTGATTGAGTTGCTTGATCTAGCATTGTCATCGGACACCACCAATACTGTCAGACGAGCTCGGGAACTTATGTCGTCGTCAATTGACCCTCTGCAGCTGGTTTCTCAGTTGGCAAACCTTATTATGGACATCCTCTCGGGACGATGTCAATCTGCAGTCACTGAAGTCAGCAAAAGTTTCTTAGGAAGATATGCGT TGGCAGAAGTTGGTATAAGGAAACTCAGACATGCACTGAAAGTACTGTCAGAAACTGAAAAGCAATTGAGGACATCAAGAAATAAGGCTACCTGGGTTACTGTTGCGCTTTTGCAGTTTGGCACCAATGAATCTGATCTAGTAGCAGAAACAAATGACATCCATGCACATTCAGCAACAGGATATACAG ATGACTGGGTTTCCAAGGTAAATTCAAGCTCCAATTTCTGTGATGCGTGTAACAGCAACAAGTCTAACTGTTCCGAAAGACACTGTAGACGGCTTAAGCTTGAAAACATCTGGAGGAGAGCCATTGGGAAATGTCAATCCAGGTCAGCCAAAAGTTTTCTCAAAAAAGAAGGAATGCTATCATCAGTCCATGTTACTGAAG AGGTGGCTATAGCAGAAGTTGGATTCAGTCACCCGGATCACCTATCAAGGGCAGAGAAAATGCAAAGCCTGATAGAAGGACTATTACAGCATGTTCTTGGGTTCAATGTGGAGATCAGATTCAAACTTGTACCATGCACAGTGAGGAAAGATCCAAGGCTGAAGAGACATTCATTCAGCCTGCTCGGCTGCTCAGGACGAAAGCAAGAGCTGTCAGATTCATCTGTGACTGAAGAAGACGAAGCTGTGAGGCATGGAGCAAGGGAAACACCGCTCAAAGGCTACTCCTCTAGTCAGCAGCGATCACCATTCATTGTGCAACGCGTTGATTCTAAACCAAAAGTTCATGGCAGTGAGGACGATGCCCGAAGCACCTTGACGTCAAACAGATCGATGACCGATGACCTAACAAGGACATGTAGGTCTGAGACTAACTGCTCCAAGGGTGCTAGCGAGCAGGGTCGTTTTGATAGCATCCAGGAGCCTGACCTTCAGCCAAATTGCTTCTCACGAACATTGAAGCTTCAAAAGAGGTTCTTCTCATCAGATGCAGCTCACACAATCTGTTTCAGGATCCAGCCACACAACAAAATGAGTTTCCTACCTAAGAAAGAATTTGATACTTATTTCTGCGCATACGAGCCCTACGAGCAGTGTCCAAGATCAAATTCACGAGCTACTTACGGTTCAAGAGATGAGGACTT GTCCATCAAAACTTCGCTATTTGGTTCAAATCTGCTCTGCTGGAGGGGGCCTAAACAGTCAATCTAA
- the LOC127335297 gene encoding MA3 DOMAIN-CONTAINING TRANSLATION REGULATORY FACTOR 1 isoform X1 has protein sequence MAAEDGARSPTRMLAEGHLRVATGGGAPADGGIAVRHLPHHHHTAKKEGVGAKSEENNHGDAEFSPSQELDKLVNGTNKVPATLDDYRKLVVPVIEEYFSTGDVQLAASELRNLGSDQFHYYFVKKLISMAMDRHDKEKEMASVLLSALYADLLGTFKMSEGFMMLLESTEDLSVDIPDAVDVLAVFVARAVVDEILPPVFLTRGRALLPESSKGVEVLQIAEKSYLSAPHHAELVESKWGGSTYFTVEEAKKRIQSILREYIESGDTDEAFRCIRELGLPFFHHEVVKRALILGIENPSSQPLVLKLLKESTAGCFISSNQVSKGFSRVAESVDDLSLDVPSAKTLFDKLLSAAISEGWLDASFSKSAASDEDHVNASGEKVKRFKEESGHIIQEYFLSDDVPELLRSLQELSAPEYNAIFLKKLITVAMDRKNREKEMASVLLSSLSLELFSTDDIMKGFIMLLQSAEDTALDIVDAPSELALFLARAVIDEVLVPLNLDDISSKLRPNSSGSQTVQMASSLLAARHSGERILRCWGGGTGWAVEDAKDKISKLLEEYNTGGDLGEACQCIRDLGMPFFNHEVVKKALVMAMDKQNEASILALLQECFGEGLITINQMTKGFARVKEGLDDLVLDIPNAQEKFGAYVELATERGWLLPSFASAP, from the exons AAGGTGTTGGTGCGAAAAGTGAAGAAAACAACCATGGAGATGCAGAATTTTCACCATCCCAAGAGTTGGACAAATTAGTTAATGGGACCAACAAG GTTCCTGCTACATTAGATGACTATAGAAAGCTTGTAGTTCCAGTAATTGAGGAGTATTTTAGTACAGGAGACGTGCAACTGGCAGCTTCCGAGCTAAGGAATCTTGGATCAGATCAGTTTCACTACTACTTTGTGAAGAAACTCATATCCATGGCGATGGACCGCCATGATAAAGAAAAAGAAATGGCGTCGGTTCTGCTGTCTGCCTTGTATGCTGATCTATTGGGCACCTTCAAGATGAGTGAAGGTTTTATGATGCTACTCGAGTCAACAGAAGATCTATCTGTGGATATACCAGATGCTGTTGATGTTTTGGCTGTTTTCGTTGCACGCGCTGTTGTTGATGAAATATTGCCTCCTGTTTTTCTCACTCGAGGCAGGGCATTGCTTCCAGAATCTTCAAAAGGTGTTGAAGTTCTGCAAATTGCTGAGAAGAGTTACTTGTCAGCTCCTCACCATGCAGAATTAGTTGAAAGCAAGTGGGGCGGGAGCACTTACTTTACTGTAGAAGAGGCGAAAAAGAGGATCCAAAGTATTCTGAGGGAGTATATTGAGAGTGGAGACACTGATGAAGCCTTTAGGTGCATAAGGGAGCTGGGCCTTCCATTCTTCCATCATGAGGTTGTTAAACGTGCTCTCATCCTTGGCATAGAGAATCCATCGTCACAACCATTAGTCCTGAAGTTGCTAAAGGAATCAACAGCGGGTTGTTTCATCAGTTCTAATCAGGTGTCAAAGGGTTTCTCTCGGGTAGCTGAGAGTGTTGATGACCTGAGCCTTGATGTTCCTTCGGCCAAAACACTTTTTGACAAGCTGCTTTCAGCAGCTATATCCGAAGGGTGGCTTGATGCTTCATTCAGTAAATCTGCTGCCTCTGATGAAGATCATGTGAATGCAAGTGGTGAAAAGGTGAAGCGTTTTAAAGAAGAATCTGGTCACATAATTCAGGAGTATTTTCTGTCAGATGATGTCCCGGAACTCTTAAGAAGCCTTCAAGAGCTCTCTGCCCCTGAATACAACGCCATTTTCCTCAAGAAGCTTATTACGGTTGCTATGGATAGAAAGAACAGGGAGAAGGAGATGGCTTCTGTGCTCCTTTCTTCACTCAGTTTGGAACTGTTTTCCACAGATGACATTATGAAGGGGTTCATAATGCTCCTGCAGTCAGCGGAGGACACTGCTCTTGACATTGTGGATGCTCCCAGTGAACTCGCCCTCTTCCTGGCTAGGGCAGTGATCGACGAGGTTTTGGTGCCACTGAATTTGGATGATATCAGCAGCAAGCTACGCCCGAATAGCAGCGGTAGTCAGACCGTCCAGATGGCCAGCTCTTTGCTTGCTGCGCGCCACTCCGGTGAGAGGATACTGCGCTGCTGGGGCGGGGGTACAGGCTGGGCAGTGGAAGACGCAAAGGACAAGATCTCAAAGCTTCTCGAGGAATACAACACCGGCGGTGACCTGGGTGAAGCCTGCCAGTGCATCCGCGACCTTGGGATGCCCTTCTTCAACCATGAGGTGGTGAAGAAGGCGCTGGTGATGGCGATGGACAAGCAGAATGAGGCCAGCATCCTGGCCCTGCTCCAGGAGTGCTTCGGCGAGGGCCTAATAACCATCAACCAGATGACCAAAGGCTTCGCCCGTGTCAAGGAAGGCCTCGACGACCTGGTCCTCGACATCCCGAACGCGCAGGAGAAGTTTGGAGCCTACGTGGAGCTTGCGACGGAACGTGGCTGGTTGCTGCCATCCTTCGCCTCCGCGCCTTGA
- the LOC127335297 gene encoding MA3 DOMAIN-CONTAINING TRANSLATION REGULATORY FACTOR 1 isoform X2 produces the protein MAAEDGARSPTRMLAEGHLRVATGGGAPADGGIAVRHLPHHHHTAKKGVGAKSEENNHGDAEFSPSQELDKLVNGTNKVPATLDDYRKLVVPVIEEYFSTGDVQLAASELRNLGSDQFHYYFVKKLISMAMDRHDKEKEMASVLLSALYADLLGTFKMSEGFMMLLESTEDLSVDIPDAVDVLAVFVARAVVDEILPPVFLTRGRALLPESSKGVEVLQIAEKSYLSAPHHAELVESKWGGSTYFTVEEAKKRIQSILREYIESGDTDEAFRCIRELGLPFFHHEVVKRALILGIENPSSQPLVLKLLKESTAGCFISSNQVSKGFSRVAESVDDLSLDVPSAKTLFDKLLSAAISEGWLDASFSKSAASDEDHVNASGEKVKRFKEESGHIIQEYFLSDDVPELLRSLQELSAPEYNAIFLKKLITVAMDRKNREKEMASVLLSSLSLELFSTDDIMKGFIMLLQSAEDTALDIVDAPSELALFLARAVIDEVLVPLNLDDISSKLRPNSSGSQTVQMASSLLAARHSGERILRCWGGGTGWAVEDAKDKISKLLEEYNTGGDLGEACQCIRDLGMPFFNHEVVKKALVMAMDKQNEASILALLQECFGEGLITINQMTKGFARVKEGLDDLVLDIPNAQEKFGAYVELATERGWLLPSFASAP, from the exons GTGTTGGTGCGAAAAGTGAAGAAAACAACCATGGAGATGCAGAATTTTCACCATCCCAAGAGTTGGACAAATTAGTTAATGGGACCAACAAG GTTCCTGCTACATTAGATGACTATAGAAAGCTTGTAGTTCCAGTAATTGAGGAGTATTTTAGTACAGGAGACGTGCAACTGGCAGCTTCCGAGCTAAGGAATCTTGGATCAGATCAGTTTCACTACTACTTTGTGAAGAAACTCATATCCATGGCGATGGACCGCCATGATAAAGAAAAAGAAATGGCGTCGGTTCTGCTGTCTGCCTTGTATGCTGATCTATTGGGCACCTTCAAGATGAGTGAAGGTTTTATGATGCTACTCGAGTCAACAGAAGATCTATCTGTGGATATACCAGATGCTGTTGATGTTTTGGCTGTTTTCGTTGCACGCGCTGTTGTTGATGAAATATTGCCTCCTGTTTTTCTCACTCGAGGCAGGGCATTGCTTCCAGAATCTTCAAAAGGTGTTGAAGTTCTGCAAATTGCTGAGAAGAGTTACTTGTCAGCTCCTCACCATGCAGAATTAGTTGAAAGCAAGTGGGGCGGGAGCACTTACTTTACTGTAGAAGAGGCGAAAAAGAGGATCCAAAGTATTCTGAGGGAGTATATTGAGAGTGGAGACACTGATGAAGCCTTTAGGTGCATAAGGGAGCTGGGCCTTCCATTCTTCCATCATGAGGTTGTTAAACGTGCTCTCATCCTTGGCATAGAGAATCCATCGTCACAACCATTAGTCCTGAAGTTGCTAAAGGAATCAACAGCGGGTTGTTTCATCAGTTCTAATCAGGTGTCAAAGGGTTTCTCTCGGGTAGCTGAGAGTGTTGATGACCTGAGCCTTGATGTTCCTTCGGCCAAAACACTTTTTGACAAGCTGCTTTCAGCAGCTATATCCGAAGGGTGGCTTGATGCTTCATTCAGTAAATCTGCTGCCTCTGATGAAGATCATGTGAATGCAAGTGGTGAAAAGGTGAAGCGTTTTAAAGAAGAATCTGGTCACATAATTCAGGAGTATTTTCTGTCAGATGATGTCCCGGAACTCTTAAGAAGCCTTCAAGAGCTCTCTGCCCCTGAATACAACGCCATTTTCCTCAAGAAGCTTATTACGGTTGCTATGGATAGAAAGAACAGGGAGAAGGAGATGGCTTCTGTGCTCCTTTCTTCACTCAGTTTGGAACTGTTTTCCACAGATGACATTATGAAGGGGTTCATAATGCTCCTGCAGTCAGCGGAGGACACTGCTCTTGACATTGTGGATGCTCCCAGTGAACTCGCCCTCTTCCTGGCTAGGGCAGTGATCGACGAGGTTTTGGTGCCACTGAATTTGGATGATATCAGCAGCAAGCTACGCCCGAATAGCAGCGGTAGTCAGACCGTCCAGATGGCCAGCTCTTTGCTTGCTGCGCGCCACTCCGGTGAGAGGATACTGCGCTGCTGGGGCGGGGGTACAGGCTGGGCAGTGGAAGACGCAAAGGACAAGATCTCAAAGCTTCTCGAGGAATACAACACCGGCGGTGACCTGGGTGAAGCCTGCCAGTGCATCCGCGACCTTGGGATGCCCTTCTTCAACCATGAGGTGGTGAAGAAGGCGCTGGTGATGGCGATGGACAAGCAGAATGAGGCCAGCATCCTGGCCCTGCTCCAGGAGTGCTTCGGCGAGGGCCTAATAACCATCAACCAGATGACCAAAGGCTTCGCCCGTGTCAAGGAAGGCCTCGACGACCTGGTCCTCGACATCCCGAACGCGCAGGAGAAGTTTGGAGCCTACGTGGAGCTTGCGACGGAACGTGGCTGGTTGCTGCCATCCTTCGCCTCCGCGCCTTGA
- the LOC127335296 gene encoding ultraviolet-B receptor UVR8 codes for MECPMDATASEASLVIQFHNIVHDATSQSPQRDPEDEHTKRHFSGEEAIGQFPLAANPSILLHLLSSCELDPKDLAALEATCTFFRNPAKFPPDLELSLPELAAFDMCQHRAMFKLMGAEEKEWLKQRCGGSWKLVLGYILVGEKNYRRGKSQVIAGPGYSIVVTAKGDVYSFGANSWGQLGLGDTEHKFKPCLIRSLQGIRITQVAVGSRRTMLVSDTGSVYKFGHSAFGPFDYYGTAPTNEISCPNPQLVESLKGIFVVQASIGGFFSAVLSREGRVYTFSWGHAERVGHGTEIADLEPRLLSGPLEDVLVVQIAAGNCYLLMLAYHPNGMSVYSVGCGLGGKLGHGNTRNEGTPLQIEHFQTFNIRPMSISAGAFHVAVLSSDGRIFTWGWGVHGCLGRGAEEYMTLPTAVETLKAVHVSAGYYTTFVITDNGEVYTFGQKGVGLQDGEDNESGDILAPKLVTSLAGLEESFVQISSTNAGDWIDDKLVYAHTVALTNSGKMYAFGGGSQGQLGVKLAEGKEAMPPFQVAVNLI; via the exons ATGGAGTGTCCAATGGATGCCACAGCAAGCGAAGCCTCACTGGTTATACAGTTCCACAACATAGTGCATGATGCCACCTCACAGTCTCCCCAGCGGGATCCGGAAGACGAGCACACAAAACGCCATTTCTCCGGAGAAGAAGCCATAGGGCAGTTTCCCCTGGCTGCTAACCCATCCATTCTCCTGCATTTGCTCTCATCCTGTGAGCTGGATCCTAAAGATCTTGCCGCTTTGGAG GCTACGTGTACATTCTTCAGGAATCCAGCAAAGTTCCCACCTGACTTGGAACTATCACTTCCGGAACTTGCCGCATTTGATATGTGCCAGCATAGGGCCATGTTTAAGCTAATGGGGGCAGAAGAGAAGGAGTGGCTGAAGCAACGGTGTGGGGGCTCTTGGAAGCTTGTTCTTGGATACATTTTAGTCGGTGAGAAGAATTACCGCCGTGGGAAATCTCAAGTTATTGCTGGACCAGGCTACAGCATTGTTGTGACAGCAAAGGGAGACGTGTACTCATTTGGCGCGAATTCCTGGGGCCAGCTTGGCCTTGGGGATACGGAACACAAGTTCAAGCCATGCCTTATCAG GTCTCTCCAAGGCATCAGAATCACCCAAGTCGCAGTTGGATCGAGGCGAACCATGCTTGTGAGCGACACGGGAAGCGTGTACAAATTTGGACACAGTGCCTTTGGGCCGTTTGATTACTATGGAACAGCTCCTACTAATGAAATTAGCTGTCCCAATCCGCAGTTAGTGGAATCACTGAAGGGCATCTTTGTAGTGCAAGCATCTATAGGAGGATTCTTCTCCGCGGTTCTGTCTAGAGAGGGTCGGGTTTATACTTTCTCTTGGGGCCATGCCGAAAGGGTTGGTCATGGTACAGAAATCGCTGATCTCGAGCCTCGTCTTCTCTCCGGACCCCTTGAGGATGTTCTAGTCGTGCAGATTGCTGCTGGAAACTGTTACCTCCTTATGTTAGCATATCATCCCAATGGAAT GTCAGTGTACTCTGTGGGTTGTGGTTTAGGAGGCAAGCTTGGGCATGGGAACACGCGCAACGAGGGCACCCCTCTGCAGATCGAACATTTTCAGACATTCAACATAAGGCCAATGTCAATTTCAGCTGGTGCTTTTCACGTCGCGGTCCTGAGCAGTGACGGGCGCATTTTCACCTGGGGTTGGGGTGTCCATGGCTGTCTGGGACGTGGAGCCGAAGAATACATGACCCTCCCAACGGCGGTGGAAACCTTGAAGGCCGTCCACGTTTCAGCTGGCTACTACACCACATTTGTCATCACCGATAATGGTGAAGTCTACACCTTTGGGCAGAAGGGAGTAGGCCTCCAG GATGGTGAAGACAATGAGAGTGGAGATATCCTGGCTCCCAAACTAGTCACCTCACTCGCCGGGCTAGAGGAAAGTTTTGTGCAGATTAGCTCAACAAATGCCGGGGATTGGATCGACGACAAACTAGTATATGCTCATACGGTTGCTCTCACCAACTCCGGTAAGATGTACGCCTTTGGAGGAGGTAGCCAGGGTCAGCTTGGTGTCAAGCTTGCCGAGGGCAAAGAAGCCATGCCCCCGTTCCAGGTTGCTGTTAATCTCATCTAG